One region of Deinococcus koreensis genomic DNA includes:
- a CDS encoding EAL domain-containing protein, with the protein MADRSSPRQEYVPGAGLPAIQLLRQLQDITETLAGTTQATQVFEVILSPALQALGAAAGTVLLLTEGRLQATAALGQGEVASLWQDGPLRDRTPTSDVLRSHTPLFFEHSDDLKRAYPDLERRTGGRATVANAVLPMVLDGRALGVIVLDFLQAHDFVEVERTFLRVLSAQCALALGRIEHSGRQERRVEESTRALQAFAALTEAVGTETDLSRLARRAIEVVRTALPELSVAYHELDGGRWKARELSADIPAEAAEISRAGHAASTPSFLAAVQARAPVFVEGYDAGREGVVGAESYGAAAFYPYFVKGRPTGMLVVGTRRSQQWTAADRALVGAVGRSLGLAFERTHVARQLYERSHELAARTRALEGFSVITRTLSPGSDPYVLIRQAQALVLSMLPEGYAIYYELADGRWVSRVQTGAVRDSGLQALMDAGFDFEAPQSLVIPWTSRRPLYQDEYLQGRDTPPERVAHISTIATLPVLQAGEPVGVMAFVLFAPRRWSGTDQAVMETTVRSLGLTLERAQQARRLEEERAALDAFVAFTEASATATDILALARQAVNVLRTTLADISAVYYELEGELWKARVWSDDFAPEVTAVLSAGIPVDAPSYAEVMRTRELVLVPGWEAAREGVSNSESFGAGAFYPCFVGDGPHGLLGMGIQRAQDWTVREREVFRAVGRSLTLALERAEIVRQHEAQELATLLARTQAEQAQREAERQRQAAERMAHLAHHDALTGLPNRAGLSARLAQAISDGTPLALLYLDLDGFKAVNDTLGHDAGDALLMQIADALRGELRSAAEHDPLLARIGGDEFTVMLTGVMDEAQPGAIAQRLNRALQRPFPVAGQDLFVTGSTGISLFPEDGQTPDDLLKNADLAMYQVKRELKNGWRRYRPSMTQEAQTRLLVTSGLRDALERSEFQLHYQPQIDLKSGEVMCLEALLRWFPEGGVPVPPDLFIPAAEASGLIIELGQWVLGAACAQLAAWHRSGFPRLRVAINVSPLQFARPDFAQSVERALEQAGLEASALELELTERGELSDLPAVLGQFRALQHMGVHLALDDFGAGESNLGRLLHLPFDVLKLDHHLIASLGTQPEAQMFLPALQTFASSLNLELVAEGIETEAQLEAVRALGCQRAQGYLLGRPAAVWPPEPAPR; encoded by the coding sequence GTGGCTGACCGGTCGTCACCTCGTCAGGAGTATGTCCCCGGAGCAGGGCTGCCCGCTATCCAGCTGCTGCGTCAGCTGCAGGACATCACCGAAACCCTGGCCGGTACCACCCAGGCCACCCAGGTCTTCGAGGTCATCCTGTCGCCGGCCCTGCAGGCGCTGGGGGCCGCGGCCGGCACGGTGCTGCTGTTGACCGAAGGCCGGCTTCAGGCCACTGCGGCCCTCGGGCAGGGGGAAGTCGCCTCCCTATGGCAGGACGGGCCACTGCGAGACCGAACCCCCACCTCGGATGTGCTGCGCAGCCACACCCCGCTGTTCTTCGAGCACAGTGACGACCTGAAGCGGGCCTACCCGGATCTGGAGCGGCGCACCGGCGGCCGGGCCACGGTGGCCAACGCCGTGCTCCCGATGGTGCTGGACGGTCGGGCGCTGGGCGTGATCGTGCTGGACTTCCTGCAGGCGCACGATTTCGTGGAGGTCGAGCGCACCTTCCTGCGGGTCTTGAGCGCCCAGTGCGCGCTGGCGCTGGGCCGGATCGAGCACAGCGGGCGTCAGGAACGCCGGGTGGAGGAGAGCACCCGGGCGCTGCAGGCCTTCGCCGCCCTGACCGAGGCGGTGGGCACTGAGACCGACCTGTCCCGGCTGGCACGCCGGGCGATCGAGGTGGTGCGCACGGCCCTGCCCGAGCTGAGCGTGGCCTATCACGAACTGGACGGCGGGAGGTGGAAGGCGCGCGAGCTGTCGGCCGACATCCCCGCCGAGGCGGCCGAGATCTCCCGGGCGGGACACGCCGCCAGCACCCCGAGCTTTCTGGCCGCGGTGCAGGCCCGGGCGCCTGTCTTTGTCGAGGGCTACGACGCCGGGCGCGAGGGTGTGGTCGGGGCCGAGTCCTACGGTGCGGCGGCGTTCTATCCCTACTTCGTGAAAGGCCGGCCGACGGGCATGCTGGTGGTCGGAACCCGGCGGAGCCAGCAGTGGACGGCCGCCGACCGCGCCCTGGTGGGCGCGGTCGGCCGCAGCCTGGGTCTGGCCTTCGAGCGGACCCACGTCGCCCGGCAGCTGTACGAGCGCAGCCATGAGCTCGCCGCGCGCACCCGGGCCCTGGAAGGATTCTCGGTCATCACCCGGACGCTGAGCCCCGGCAGCGACCCGTACGTGCTGATTCGCCAGGCCCAGGCGCTGGTGCTGTCGATGCTGCCCGAGGGCTACGCGATTTACTACGAACTGGCCGATGGCCGCTGGGTCAGCCGGGTGCAGACCGGCGCCGTGCGCGATTCCGGGCTGCAGGCGCTGATGGACGCGGGCTTCGACTTCGAGGCGCCCCAGAGTCTGGTCATCCCCTGGACGAGCCGGCGGCCGTTGTACCAGGACGAATACCTGCAGGGCCGGGACACCCCGCCTGAGCGGGTCGCCCACATCAGTACCATCGCCACCCTGCCGGTGCTGCAGGCGGGCGAACCGGTGGGCGTCATGGCCTTCGTGTTGTTCGCGCCGCGCCGCTGGTCGGGCACCGATCAGGCGGTGATGGAGACCACGGTGCGCAGCCTGGGTCTGACGCTCGAGCGCGCCCAGCAGGCCCGCCGGCTCGAGGAGGAGCGCGCGGCCCTGGACGCTTTCGTCGCCTTCACGGAAGCCTCGGCGACCGCCACCGATATCCTGGCCCTCGCCCGTCAGGCGGTGAACGTGCTGCGCACCACCCTGGCCGATATCAGTGCCGTCTACTACGAGCTGGAGGGAGAGCTGTGGAAAGCCCGGGTGTGGTCGGACGACTTCGCGCCCGAGGTCACGGCCGTGCTCTCGGCCGGGATTCCGGTGGATGCGCCAAGCTATGCGGAAGTCATGCGGACGCGTGAACTGGTGCTGGTGCCGGGCTGGGAAGCGGCGCGGGAGGGGGTCTCGAATTCAGAGTCGTTTGGCGCCGGCGCCTTCTATCCGTGTTTCGTGGGCGACGGGCCGCACGGGCTGCTGGGGATGGGCATCCAGCGCGCACAGGACTGGACGGTGCGCGAGCGCGAGGTGTTCCGGGCGGTGGGGCGCAGTCTGACCCTCGCCCTGGAACGGGCGGAAATCGTCCGGCAACACGAGGCGCAGGAGCTCGCCACCCTGCTGGCCCGCACACAGGCCGAGCAGGCGCAGCGGGAAGCGGAGCGGCAGCGGCAGGCGGCCGAGCGCATGGCGCATCTGGCCCACCATGACGCCCTGACCGGTCTTCCCAACCGGGCCGGTCTGAGCGCGAGGCTGGCCCAGGCCATCTCCGACGGCACCCCGCTGGCGCTGCTGTATCTGGATCTGGACGGCTTCAAGGCGGTCAACGACACCCTCGGACATGACGCCGGGGACGCGCTGCTGATGCAGATCGCGGACGCCCTGCGCGGCGAGCTGCGGAGCGCGGCCGAACACGACCCCCTGCTGGCCCGCATCGGTGGGGACGAGTTCACGGTCATGCTGACCGGGGTCATGGACGAAGCGCAGCCCGGCGCCATCGCGCAGCGCCTGAACCGCGCCCTGCAGCGGCCCTTCCCGGTGGCCGGGCAGGATCTCTTCGTGACGGGCTCGACGGGCATCAGCCTCTTCCCGGAGGACGGACAGACTCCTGACGACCTGCTCAAAAACGCGGATCTGGCCATGTATCAGGTCAAGCGGGAACTGAAGAACGGTTGGCGGCGGTATCGGCCCAGCATGACCCAGGAGGCGCAGACCCGCCTGTTGGTCACGAGTGGCCTGAGGGACGCGCTGGAGCGCAGTGAATTTCAGCTCCACTACCAGCCGCAGATCGACCTGAAGAGTGGTGAGGTCATGTGCCTGGAAGCGCTGCTGCGCTGGTTTCCAGAAGGAGGCGTTCCCGTGCCCCCAGACCTCTTCATTCCGGCGGCCGAAGCGTCTGGCCTGATCATCGAACTCGGGCAGTGGGTGCTGGGCGCGGCCTGTGCCCAGCTGGCCGCCTGGCACCGGAGCGGCTTCCCCAGGCTGCGGGTCGCCATCAACGTCTCTCCGCTGCAGTTCGCCCGGCCAGACTTTGCCCAGTCGGTGGAGCGCGCGCTGGAGCAGGCCGGCCTGGAGGCCAGCGCGCTGGAACTCGAACTGACCGAGCGGGGCGAACTGAGTGACCTGCCGGCCGTGCTGGGGCAGTTCCGGGCCCTGCAGCATATGGGCGTCCACCTGGCGCTGGATGACTTCGGTGCGGGCGAATCCAACCTGGGGCGCCTGCTCCACCTGCCCTTCGACGTCCTGAAACTCGATCACCACCTGATTGCCAGCCTGGGTACGCAGCCCGAGGCGCAGATGTTCCTGCCTGCCCTCCAGACCTTCGCGTCGAGCCTGAATCTCGAACTGGTGGCCGAGGGCATCGAGACCGAGGCCCAGCTGGAGGCGGTGCGGGCCCTGGGTTGTCAGCGGGCCCAGGGCTACCTGCTGGGCCGCCCGGCCGCGGTCTGGCCCCCCGAGCCCGCCCCCCGTTGA
- a CDS encoding alpha-mannosidase, which translates to MPRPDRTPSTWHLTPEQRRTVLGRRLSELRAWKDRASHDLSGWTFTFPGDAPRPLRLGEAWPRIDPAVAGGPVRLETTFTVPAGFGDAELELDVGGEGLVRLSTGGAGGLNPHHRRFAVDARAGDPVTVTVEAVPKGLFGTHHAGAGLRVARLALPEPDVTALADDLEALLGVAAGLEEERVAPHLLSAAEDALAGLPWTSAPGAYLGRPEAAVGADMGGLWNSPPPTDALPLAAEILAGVRAARAALHARLDALRATFPPAGALALSGHAHLDLAWLWPIAETRRKAERTFETVLGLMDDFPDFTFNQSSAQLYAWIEEERPELFARIRERVREGRWEAVGGMWVEPDCTMSGGESLARQLLYGQRYFQEKFGRRSAVAWLPDTFGFTGALPQLLLQGGVDGFFTTKLSWNETTAFPHDLWWWEGQDGSRVLAHTFKNDVYGAEALGSYNGDIAPAHLLRVSGHDRAASAPGWAGRAPETLFTFGLGDGAGGPSAPMLRRYERLRAFPGMPALRHSRVDDFFGTLPRSGLPVWVGELYFQLHRGTLSTQGRVKRVHRQLEARLVEADAALALARWDGQDVSRAHAELERHWKTHLLHEFHDILPGSSIREVYAEAEPTLQAALRGATCVRNGGQTGPGDGFTVWNASLFPRPLRALLPAGLAGLELGGLELTGQPVATQDVEDGTLVVAPEVMVPPLGSVTLEAGRSRAPAEPGVTLEETPEGVWLGNALLRVLVTPDGQLSRLVTAGGREALGAQGHRLVAFRDLPRAWEAWDVNPDTQDAALGEALGAGEVTVLERGPLRASVQVSTTWRDSTLTQTIRVTAGSPRVDIHTHARWQERRTLVKAFVDVNARSETATFETAFGAQRRPTHRNQPADAAQFEVPGHRFADLSEPGFGLALLNDGKYGHSAYGSQLALTLLRGSLYPDPLADVGEHEFTYSLLPHGGDWTQGGVLAEATDLNSPLVVRAGAGRTPPPPLSLEGVTVALGTLKPAEDGQGLILRVYEPYGARGDLHLETGEGVQVSRTNLLEDELEGAPLLPRDGRWTVPVRPFEVLSFRLRSETSG; encoded by the coding sequence ATGCCCAGACCCGACCGCACGCCCTCCACCTGGCACCTCACCCCCGAGCAGCGGCGCACCGTGCTGGGCCGGCGGCTCTCGGAGCTGCGCGCCTGGAAAGACCGTGCCTCCCACGACCTGAGTGGGTGGACGTTCACCTTCCCCGGCGACGCCCCGCGGCCCCTGCGGCTGGGCGAGGCGTGGCCGCGCATCGACCCGGCGGTGGCGGGCGGCCCGGTGCGGCTGGAGACGACCTTCACCGTGCCGGCGGGCTTCGGGGACGCCGAATTGGAGCTGGACGTGGGCGGCGAGGGGCTGGTGCGCCTGTCCACGGGCGGGGCGGGCGGCCTGAACCCGCACCACCGGCGCTTCGCGGTGGACGCGCGGGCCGGTGATCCGGTCACGGTGACCGTCGAGGCGGTGCCCAAGGGCCTGTTCGGTACCCACCACGCCGGCGCCGGGCTGCGCGTGGCGCGGCTGGCCCTGCCCGAGCCCGACGTGACCGCGCTGGCCGACGATCTGGAGGCGCTGCTGGGGGTGGCCGCCGGGCTGGAGGAGGAGCGCGTGGCGCCGCACCTGCTGAGCGCCGCCGAGGACGCGCTGGCGGGACTGCCGTGGACATCGGCGCCGGGCGCCTACCTGGGCCGCCCGGAGGCCGCCGTGGGCGCGGATATGGGCGGGCTCTGGAACTCGCCGCCGCCGACGGACGCGCTGCCGCTGGCCGCGGAGATCCTGGCCGGGGTGCGCGCCGCGCGGGCCGCCCTGCACGCCCGCCTGGACGCCCTGCGCGCCACCTTCCCGCCCGCCGGGGCGCTGGCGCTGAGCGGGCACGCCCACCTCGACCTGGCCTGGCTGTGGCCCATCGCCGAGACCCGGCGCAAGGCCGAGCGCACCTTCGAGACCGTCCTGGGCCTGATGGACGACTTCCCGGACTTCACCTTCAACCAGTCCTCGGCGCAGCTCTACGCCTGGATCGAGGAGGAGCGCCCCGAGCTGTTCGCCCGCATCCGGGAGCGCGTGCGAGAGGGCCGCTGGGAGGCCGTGGGGGGGATGTGGGTGGAGCCCGACTGCACCATGTCCGGCGGCGAGTCGCTGGCCCGGCAGTTGCTGTACGGCCAGCGCTACTTCCAGGAGAAGTTCGGCCGGCGCAGCGCGGTCGCGTGGCTGCCGGACACCTTCGGCTTCACGGGCGCGCTGCCGCAGCTGCTGCTGCAGGGCGGTGTCGACGGCTTTTTCACCACCAAGCTGTCGTGGAACGAGACCACCGCCTTCCCGCACGACCTGTGGTGGTGGGAGGGCCAGGACGGCTCGCGGGTGCTGGCCCACACCTTCAAGAACGACGTGTACGGCGCCGAGGCGCTGGGCAGCTACAACGGCGACATCGCCCCCGCCCACCTGCTGCGCGTGAGCGGCCACGACCGCGCGGCGTCGGCCCCCGGCTGGGCCGGCCGCGCGCCGGAAACCCTGTTCACCTTCGGCCTGGGCGACGGCGCAGGCGGCCCCAGCGCGCCCATGCTGCGGCGCTACGAGCGGCTGCGGGCCTTTCCCGGGATGCCGGCCCTGCGCCACAGCCGGGTGGACGACTTCTTCGGCACGCTGCCGCGCTCGGGGCTGCCAGTCTGGGTGGGTGAGCTGTACTTCCAGCTGCACCGCGGCACCCTGAGCACCCAGGGCCGGGTCAAGAGGGTGCACCGCCAGCTCGAGGCGCGGCTGGTCGAGGCCGACGCCGCGCTGGCGCTCGCCCGCTGGGACGGGCAGGACGTGTCGCGCGCCCACGCCGAGCTGGAGCGGCACTGGAAGACCCACCTGCTGCACGAGTTCCACGACATCCTGCCCGGCAGCTCGATCCGCGAGGTCTACGCCGAGGCCGAGCCGACCCTGCAGGCGGCGCTGCGGGGCGCGACCTGCGTGCGGAACGGCGGCCAGACTGGCCCTGGAGACGGCTTCACGGTCTGGAACGCCTCGCTCTTTCCCCGCCCCCTGCGGGCGCTGCTGCCGGCGGGACTGGCTGGCCTGGAACTGGGAGGCCTGGAGCTCACAGGGCAGCCCGTCGCCACCCAGGACGTGGAGGACGGCACGCTGGTGGTCGCCCCCGAGGTCATGGTGCCGCCGCTGGGAAGCGTGACATTGGAGGCTGGGCGGAGCCGCGCCCCAGCGGAGCCGGGGGTCACCCTGGAGGAGACGCCGGAGGGGGTCTGGCTGGGCAACGCCCTGCTGCGCGTGCTCGTCACGCCGGACGGCCAGCTCTCCCGGCTGGTCACGGCGGGCGGGCGCGAGGCGCTGGGGGCGCAGGGGCACCGGCTCGTCGCCTTCCGCGACCTGCCGCGCGCCTGGGAAGCCTGGGACGTGAACCCGGACACCCAGGACGCCGCGCTGGGCGAGGCGCTGGGCGCGGGCGAGGTCACGGTGCTGGAGCGCGGGCCGCTGCGGGCCTCGGTGCAGGTGAGCACGACCTGGCGCGACTCCACGCTGACCCAGACGATCCGCGTGACCGCCGGCAGCCCGCGGGTGGACATCCACACCCACGCCCGCTGGCAGGAGCGGCGCACGCTGGTCAAGGCCTTCGTGGACGTGAACGCCCGCAGCGAGACGGCCACCTTCGAGACCGCCTTCGGGGCCCAGCGCCGCCCCACCCACCGCAACCAGCCCGCCGACGCGGCGCAGTTCGAGGTGCCCGGCCACCGCTTCGCGGATCTGAGCGAACCCGGCTTCGGCCTGGCGCTGCTGAACGACGGCAAATACGGCCACTCCGCCTACGGCAGTCAGCTGGCGCTGACCCTGCTGCGCGGCTCCCTCTACCCCGACCCCCTGGCCGACGTGGGCGAGCATGAGTTCACCTACAGCCTGCTGCCCCACGGCGGCGACTGGACGCAGGGCGGGGTGCTGGCCGAGGCCACCGACCTGAACAGCCCCCTGGTGGTGAGGGCGGGAGCGGGCCGGACGCCGCCGCCCCCCCTTTCTCTGGAGGGCGTGACGGTCGCGCTGGGCACCCTGAAGCCTGCCGAGGACGGGCAGGGGCTGATCCTGCGCGTCTACGAGCCGTACGGCGCGCGCGGCGACCTGCACCTGGAGACGGGCGAGGGAGTTCAGGTCAGCCGCACGAACCTGCTGGAAGACGAGCTGGAGGGGGCGCCCCTTCTCCCCCGGGACGGCCGCTGGACAGTGCCGGTGCGCCCCTTCGAGGTGCTCAGCTTCCGGCTGCGGAGCGAGACGTCCGGCTGA
- a CDS encoding PQQ-dependent sugar dehydrogenase — protein MTSPRGPRLILLGGLLAGALASCAIVQRPATDQPNAGLTLPAGFRAEIYASGFKKPRLMALAPNGDLFVSDTQSGEVSVLPDRDRSGQPDSRQVYAAGLYKPHGLAFHGGYLYVANTDGVVRFPYRDGDLKATAAPEKVVDLPPEGQHYSRTLVFGPDDRMYVAAGSTCNVCEESDPKRAAVWVYDADGKNGRPYATGLRNAVGLEWFGGALYATANGRDLAGGNIPPESFYVLRDGANYGWPYCYPLQKGAKQVWDKDFGRKDQAACDAAQPAFATTTAHAAPLGMAFYTATAFPGAYRNQMFVALHGSWNREPKSGYKVITVDPQTGETRDFLTGFLNGAATSGRPVDLQVAPDGALFLTEDGNGLIYRLSYAP, from the coding sequence ATGACCTCACCCCGTGGCCCTCGCTTGATCCTGCTGGGCGGCCTGCTCGCCGGCGCCCTCGCCTCGTGCGCCATCGTCCAGCGGCCCGCGACCGACCAGCCGAACGCGGGCCTGACGCTGCCCGCCGGCTTCCGCGCCGAGATCTACGCCAGCGGCTTCAAGAAACCCCGCCTGATGGCCCTGGCGCCCAACGGCGACCTCTTCGTGTCCGATACGCAGTCGGGCGAGGTCAGCGTGCTGCCCGACCGTGACCGCAGCGGCCAGCCGGACAGCCGGCAGGTCTACGCGGCCGGCCTGTACAAGCCGCACGGGCTGGCCTTCCACGGGGGCTACCTGTACGTGGCGAACACCGACGGGGTGGTGCGCTTTCCCTACAGGGACGGCGACCTGAAGGCCACGGCCGCCCCGGAGAAGGTGGTCGATCTGCCGCCGGAGGGGCAGCACTACTCGCGCACGCTGGTCTTCGGGCCGGACGACCGGATGTACGTGGCGGCGGGCAGCACCTGCAACGTCTGCGAGGAGAGCGACCCGAAGCGCGCCGCCGTGTGGGTCTACGACGCCGACGGCAAGAACGGCCGCCCCTACGCCACCGGACTGCGCAACGCCGTGGGCCTGGAATGGTTCGGCGGCGCCCTGTACGCCACCGCGAACGGCCGCGACCTGGCCGGCGGCAATATCCCGCCCGAATCCTTCTACGTGCTCAGGGACGGAGCGAACTACGGCTGGCCCTACTGCTACCCGCTGCAGAAGGGCGCCAAGCAGGTCTGGGACAAGGACTTTGGCCGGAAAGATCAGGCCGCCTGCGACGCGGCCCAGCCGGCCTTCGCCACCACCACCGCGCACGCCGCGCCGCTGGGGATGGCCTTCTACACCGCCACGGCCTTCCCGGGGGCGTACCGCAACCAGATGTTCGTCGCGCTGCACGGTTCGTGGAACCGCGAGCCGAAGTCGGGCTACAAGGTGATCACGGTCGATCCGCAGACCGGCGAGACCCGCGACTTCCTGACCGGCTTCCTGAACGGCGCTGCCACCTCCGGCCGCCCGGTCGACCTGCAGGTGGCCCCCGACGGCGCACTGTTCCTGACCGAGGACGGCAACGGCCTGATCTACCGCCTCTCGTACGCGCCCTGA
- a CDS encoding bacteriorhodopsin-like: MRSRFSGGAWIMAALCLVLGTALAQSAGNEAPRLTLSYGQFGLVYQMFSITIATMGAGFLFFVLAQQNLAPRYRPAMVVSAIVVAVACYHYFRIFNSWNESYRLVGEVYQATGVPFNDAYRYADWILTVPLLLVEAVAVLALASNIASGMIWRLALAAFVMIATGYPGEISSDTGTRLLWGTISTIPFIYIVYTLFVELGRSLERQPARVQVLTRNLRLLLFASWGFYPIAYLLPLLLGGGLNASGIVAVQVGYSLADILAKVGFGVLIYFIALEKTAHDRATADPALGTPALGTD, encoded by the coding sequence ATGCGTAGTCGATTCTCCGGTGGAGCCTGGATCATGGCGGCGTTGTGTCTCGTGCTCGGCACCGCCCTGGCCCAGAGCGCCGGCAACGAAGCCCCGCGCCTGACGCTCAGCTACGGTCAGTTCGGGCTGGTCTATCAGATGTTCTCCATCACCATCGCCACGATGGGCGCGGGCTTCCTCTTCTTCGTGCTGGCCCAGCAGAACCTGGCGCCCCGGTATCGTCCGGCGATGGTCGTCTCGGCCATCGTGGTTGCGGTCGCCTGCTACCACTACTTCCGCATCTTCAACTCGTGGAACGAGTCGTACCGGCTGGTCGGTGAGGTTTATCAGGCGACCGGCGTGCCGTTCAACGACGCCTACCGCTACGCCGACTGGATCCTGACCGTGCCGCTGCTGCTGGTGGAGGCCGTCGCCGTGCTGGCGCTGGCGAGCAACATCGCTTCCGGGATGATCTGGCGCCTGGCCCTGGCGGCCTTCGTGATGATCGCCACGGGCTATCCGGGCGAGATCTCCAGCGACACCGGCACCCGGCTGTTGTGGGGCACCATCAGCACCATTCCCTTCATCTACATCGTCTACACGCTGTTCGTGGAGCTGGGCCGCTCGTTGGAGCGCCAGCCGGCGCGCGTGCAGGTGCTCACCCGCAACCTGCGCCTGCTGCTGTTCGCGTCCTGGGGCTTCTACCCCATCGCCTACCTGCTGCCGCTGCTGCTGGGCGGCGGCCTGAACGCCAGCGGGATCGTGGCCGTGCAGGTCGGCTACAGCCTCGCGGACATCCTCGCCAAGGTCGGCTTTGGCGTGCTGATCTACTTCATCGCGCTGGAGAAGACCGCGCACGACCGGGCGACCGCCGACCCGGCGCTGGGCACCCCCGCCCTGGGCACCGACTGA
- a CDS encoding glycosyltransferase family 2 protein has protein sequence MIAICTFRRPEALSRLLDHLNTTAPVLEGRARVLVVDNDPAASAREAVHGRELTFAHEPRPGVAHARNRALAEARRLGAAWLAFLDDDELPTEGWLDALLGTQREHPADVVAGPVVAQLSPELEWARPYLTRRRYPSGTPVSYWGAGNVLLRLDALERVGEFSPAYSSGGEDTHLSARCARAGLRMVWCDEALVSEPTDASRANPEWLIGRSRLAGEIIARVERELGASLLRRRINGLFRIVAGTLALPVARLVGRGLKVEIFRARGEGMLRG, from the coding sequence GTGATTGCCATCTGTACCTTCCGGCGGCCCGAGGCCCTGAGCCGGCTGCTGGATCACCTGAACACCACCGCCCCCGTGCTGGAGGGCCGCGCCCGGGTGCTGGTGGTGGACAACGACCCGGCCGCCTCGGCCCGGGAGGCTGTGCATGGCCGCGAGCTGACCTTCGCCCACGAACCCCGGCCCGGCGTCGCCCACGCCCGCAACCGCGCGCTGGCCGAGGCCCGCCGCCTGGGCGCCGCGTGGCTGGCCTTCCTCGACGACGATGAACTGCCCACAGAAGGCTGGCTGGACGCCCTGCTGGGAACGCAGCGCGAGCATCCGGCAGACGTGGTGGCGGGCCCGGTGGTCGCGCAGCTGAGTCCTGAACTCGAATGGGCGCGGCCCTACCTGACCCGGCGCCGTTACCCGTCGGGCACGCCCGTGTCCTACTGGGGCGCGGGCAACGTGCTGCTGCGGCTGGACGCCCTGGAGAGGGTCGGAGAGTTCTCGCCCGCCTATTCGTCGGGCGGCGAGGACACCCATCTCAGTGCGCGCTGTGCCCGCGCCGGACTGCGGATGGTCTGGTGCGACGAGGCGCTGGTCTCTGAACCCACCGACGCCAGCCGCGCCAACCCCGAGTGGCTGATCGGCCGCTCCCGGCTGGCCGGCGAGATCATCGCCCGGGTCGAGCGCGAACTAGGCGCGTCTCTGCTGCGCCGCCGGATCAACGGCCTGTTCCGCATCGTCGCCGGTACCCTGGCCCTGCCCGTCGCCCGGCTCGTGGGCCGGGGGCTCAAGGTCGAGATCTTCCGCGCGCGCGGGGAGGGGATGTTGCGGGGCTGA
- a CDS encoding IS630 family transposase (programmed frameshift), producing MSFWRPSHLTRAQQEERRLAAQSALTDPNRTTRDLAQQFGVAEVTIRAWRARLRRDGADALRASRATGRPQHLTAAQQDEIGAMIDGDPRSHGFETSGWTIPKIRHVIGVTYGVWLDRAHLSRILRRWGFTYQRPALRAVERHEDDIATWVRVQREALGKKIAEGATVVFLDESGFSLKTTKVRTWGRCGQTPIIPTKLRWEHLSVIGAITTGGQFLHHTHRGAVRSPGVVTFLEHVLRHVDGEVIVVLDRAMIHRSKAVQAFVQVHERLSLLYLPPYAPELNPIELIWADLKRNVVGNFCAMSVGELKKRLAVGWQRIRRKALPLAFIRGTPFSASLLT from the exons ATTTCCTTTTGGCGGCCTAGCCATCTCACGCGTGCCCAACAGGAAGAACGGCGTCTGGCCGCCCAGTCCGCCCTCACCGACCCCAACCGCACAACCCGCGACCTGGCCCAGCAGTTCGGCGTGGCCGAGGTCACCATCCGAGCGTGGCGTGCTCGGCTGCGGCGCGATGGCGCGGACGCGCTGCGCGCGTCCCGCGCCACCGGTCGACCACAGCATCTGACCGCCGCGCAACAGGACGAGATCGGAGCCATGATCGACGGTGACCCCCGGTCGCACGGCTTTGAAACCAGCGGCTGGACAATTCCGAAGATTCGCCATGTGATCGGCGTGACCTACGGCGTGTGGCTCGATCGGGCGCACCTCTCCCGGATCCTCCGACGCTGGGGATTCACGTATCAGCGGCCCGCCCTGCGGGCCGTGGAACGCCACGAAGACGACATCGCTACGTGGGTTCGTGTCCAGCGGGAGGCCTTG GGAAAAAAAATCGCTGAGGGCGCGACCGTGGTGTTTCTGGACGAAAGCGGCTTCAGTCTGAAAACGACGAAGGTTCGCACCTGGGGCCGGTGTGGGCAGACACCCATCATCCCCACCAAGCTCCGCTGGGAACATCTCTCCGTGATCGGGGCCATCACGACAGGGGGACAGTTCCTGCACCACACGCACCGCGGCGCGGTGCGTTCACCCGGCGTCGTGACGTTCCTGGAACATGTGCTGCGCCATGTCGACGGCGAGGTGATCGTGGTGCTCGATCGCGCCATGATCCACCGGTCGAAGGCGGTGCAGGCGTTCGTGCAGGTGCACGAACGCCTGTCGTTGCTCTACCTGCCGCCGTATGCGCCGGAATTGAACCCCATCGAATTGATCTGGGCCGATCTCAAACGGAATGTGGTGGGGAATTTCTGCGCGATGTCGGTGGGCGAATTGAAGAAGCGGCTGGCGGTAGGCTGGCAGCGCATCCGGCGCAAGGCCCTGCCCCTTGCGTTCATTCGTGGAACGCCCTTTTCTGCCTCGCTACTGACTTAA